The nucleotide window TAAATCACCCAGGGCCGGCCCTGACTTGAGGCACTATGGTTGCCCCCAACTTGGGACTTGACTTAAGATATCAATGGGTCCTTGATTGATAATAGGAGTTTGTGAGTGTACAATAATGAATCTCGACTCTCAATAAGAGCAAGTGTAGCGCAGCCCCCCAACCTTGGCAACAGGCCCCCCTAGGCCCGATTTGGACCTCCAGCGCTCAAAGCAGCCAGGGCAAGCCCACGAGCAATTCTGGACTGGGCTCAAGTCTGAAGGCGCTGACATTAGTAAGgaaaaatttgatttcagcCGCTGACGTCAGTGTGATGTCACGGCTGACGCTGGAGCTTACAAGCTCCAACGGGAAGACGCCACGTGGCACTTCCCGGACTCTCTAATCGAATTTTATCCAGAAATCTGACAGCCtaccaaaaaattctgaattttttccCTACAAATacctaacaattttattcactttacacaccaaatcttcatacaaacttctccttccaatattttttactttccactcacatttttctactactttccatttgtatcaaaaaataaatggccTCTTCCATTGAAGTCGGAGGGTCGTGGAAAAACGTTCAAAGATGTCAAAACCTTGGAGATGAggtagaaaaaaattaattgccgttttattcaatttaatgtatttaaaaaaatatatatttcttgcattttcaatttcatttttttaatagatcattcaaggcaaaacaaaaaagaggaaaaccatTACACATGGCTCCTCAAGTGAACAATGCCCGTAGTCGATTCCAGTGGTGCGTTCTGTGTCGAAAATAATGACATTATTACGTCCTCCGAAGGAAAATACTCCCCCACGTCGTGATCCGGTGGAACCGCCTCCGTCAATGATTGAGTCGTCCTTGTACTCGATTATGTCAAACTATGAGGACCGGGAGTATTTCAATTGAATGATGAgtgagatgtgaattttataataaatatggacacgtggcaaccgaaaatcttatcccaaaatttaatttgaaaattttatccaaaaatgttatctgaaattttaggggagaattttataataaatagtgacacgcggcaaccaaaaatcttatctgaaaagcttatcaaaattaatggtttaagtataaaaaatagaaaataaattaaaatgaatagtaattgcctttGCTCTTGCCCGGGtgtaactaaaaaaataaggcTGTCACTATTCACATAATTTGGCCTGCCTTTTGGGGTGGAGGTGCtctaaagagaaagaagaatcCCCAATAGTAACTCGAAGTATTTATCATGAAAATCTACACAAGATCCTCAATAACATACTGAGATTGAGCTAATCATCCTTCCCTATATTACGGCCGGAGCTAATTATTCTTGCCCTGTGGTAACCAAAACTTCTTGTAACTTGTGCGAAAAAATTAGTTGAGTAGGAAAACCAAATTTACTGTTTTCCTCCTcaaagcaaagaaaacaaagacagTTTGTCGAAGATAAGAAAGAGGGCTTAATAATTAGATggaaagagagtgagagaaaaGGTGAAGAAAGATGCTCCCGCTAAAGCTGGTACGCTCTCTAGTCTTTGGAGAAACCATCAACAACAACCCACTCCTTCTCCCCCCAAATCAACATGACGAAGATCCCCACCACAACAATGACGATGGCTACGATGCTGACTCTAATGCCAAAGATGGCCATCACAAACCAACAGAAGGAAGAAGCAAAACCAGCAAATCGAGAACCCCATTTCTCCTCTTCCTCCCAACCAAAGAGCTTGTCGCAGACACATACAGACTGGCCACCATAGCCAGAGACATGGGCATGGATTTGCACCCAACCCCATCTCTCTCCCACATCATTCTTTCatacccaccaccaccatcatcatcgtcatcatctccatcttcatcatcaccatcaacaTATTCATGGTCATCGTCATCACTCTCATCAACATCTTTGCCCGACGACACTGTTCCCCTCcctttcccttctctctccacAGCCTCCATTTCCCATCTTCGCGCCTTTGTCAAGCTCTCCAAAGGCCTGTTCAAGCTGGTATTTGTGCTCTCCAATTGTAAAGCCACTGAGGCAACTAGTGAAAGCAATTGGAATTGCTCATCAATGTCGCTGTTTTCGCGGCTCACCGGAGACCGAATTGACACAATGGAAGGGTTTTCTCGGGCTTTGGCCGGACTGGGGTGGACCCTTTTCAAGACTAAAGAAAACCCATCAGCGGATTCGGGCCATAGGCGAGTTTGCGGTGGCAAATCGGTGTATCTGTTTCGGAAGGTCGATACAAACAGAGTTAGGGCTTGCACTGCTGGGGAGTGTAGGGTTCGGGAGTTGAGATTGCCCCCATTGGATTTTAGTAATGCCCCTTTGAGGATTTTGCAATACATTCTCCTTATGACGGATGATATCTTCTATCTCGCATAAATCTGATATTGGTATGTGTTTCCcttcatttcttttcaaatttgttgttttaatTTGATGGTCGCTGGTAACTTCCTTACATTTTATGTATATTGATTCTGTACTAAGATATTGGCAGTAAATCATATATCTTTTCTGTGGAATTTTTGGCCAATGTGTGTCAACCATTGCCTTGAATTggattgtttgttttttgtaacACAAAATTTTCTAGGAAGGATGAAATGTCTTTGCCTtacgaaaaaacaaaatgaaaacaaaaatgaagtttGTATTTGTGTAGTTAGATTAAGGAATTCATTAATGTGACAGAGTTTTATCGGAACggacaaaagaaagagatttaAATTGGATGATGAGGAATTATCAGTGCATTGTGCATTACATTGTTGGTAGTATTTTATTGATGCGATCATCagctttacattttttttttctttttccatttcaGCATTCCTTTATTAGATCCTGAGTCCTGACCTTTTTATACTTTTTGTTATACATGATGAGAATCCTTAAGGCCAATAATAGAAAGGAAAATCTTATCACCCTGTGTATGCTTATTTGTTATACATGATTGTAGTTTGTATATTTTCAACTCCAAAACAGTTTCCAAAGGAATGTTAATTATGACCTCCTGAAGGATGCTTAAGGCATGTGtcacatattttatttatttttaatatacatATTGTATTGAAATGTTAATACATTCAATAAAATGTTGCAACTTGATGTGTTCCAAAGTAAGTGCCAGCAGGGAAGATTTAACAGAGAAATTAGAGTGAAATTTTCTCTAATTATCTTCTATGTCAACTCTAACATCATGTGAACTTGAAATTATCCTTCAATTTTACATACGAAGTATAGATGATATAGGGTACTGTTGTCTTGCCTGGCTGACTGACAACTAAGATGCTTATGTTGACAGAATGTACATTGTTCAGGATATTCTGAATCTATTGTGAACCTTAAAGCTAAGAGATGGTCTTTGCTATGATGTATGAGCGTCATTTTTGCAGTGCACCTTTGCAAGTACTGTGGAACTTTAGCCACAAAGACTTAATTGAGATCAAAACCATGCATATCATTTTGGCACTCTTACTAGTGCATCTGTGTTAGGCTAAGTCTCCAAAGTCCTTATCTGGCATTTGCAAATGCAGTTTGATGTTTTCCTGTTTGAGCACTCCCTATTACGGACACATCTAGTTACAATTTCCAGAGAAAAtgaactttttctttaaatctaCCTCTCCCAATTGATATTTGTTAAATCATAGGTATCTTCCACTGGTCTTCCTCATTATGTATTTTGGGTTACTAAAACTAATAGCATGGATGAAGTCGGGAGATATCAGTACTCGGGGTCGTTGCTTTGATGTCTCTTTGAAGATGTGGAATAGAATGGAGTTTGTTTTGAGTCAGGCTGCCATTCCTGCTATTTTGTATTAAGGATTTTGCAATAAGTTTACTAATTTCCTTTTCTGTTCTGTGTAGCCTGGTCTGCATATtatgaattttcttctttttatgttccctttttttttgggtgtgtatGCCTGTGTGTATATGTGTCTGCCGTATATGGATTTACAATCTtgtgaagaaaagaatattggTGTATTTCATGCTAGTGTCTTTCTTTTCCCTGTCTTTGATTTAGGAAGGATGGTTTGCGTTTTAATTGTAATAATTTAATACGAGGTTTGGTATTGGGTAGTGATTTTCACACTCCCATTTCCTCCTTCTGCACTCCTCTCCTTGTTTTTTCCCCTTGATTATCATTTGATTTATTCAGTTTTAAGGCTAGAAAAAAGGAGCGCGTGGGGAGAAAAGGGGAGTGTGAAAATCGTTCCCCTTGCTATTTTATTGGATATGAAGGGTGATGGTGGAAAGGATAGAGCAAACCAAGTCTTTCATTTCTTGTTTTCAGTAATTTACATGTAATTCCCTCAACTTTGGCTTGTGTATCAGCAAGTCCCTCAACTTTTAACTTAACTCATGTCACCCTTAAACTATAAACTAGTTTCATATCAGCCGTCATGTGACTAACATCCATTAATTTCTCATTCCAAACGCATCACACATGAGAaattttgaaaccattgtATAACTTACCATGAAACTTTAAATGTCAaggctctcactctctctcatcaTAGATAGTGTTTGTGCAAGGGTCCTTCCTCATGATATCTCTGGTTCTGACagggagagaggaagaaagagaccTTTGAGGCAGTGGAATTTCCTAATGCAGAAAAGAAAGGTGGCTTCTAACTTACACTTCAAGGGGTGGGTGGGAGGGGTCTTTGACATTGACAGTCCCACGGGTGACTTATCCAAGCATCTAAACAGTGGTTTAAATT belongs to Prunus persica cultivar Lovell chromosome G4, Prunus_persica_NCBIv2, whole genome shotgun sequence and includes:
- the LOC18780553 gene encoding uncharacterized protein LOC18780553; this encodes MLPLKLVRSLVFGETINNNPLLLPPNQHDEDPHHNNDDGYDADSNAKDGHHKPTEGRSKTSKSRTPFLLFLPTKELVADTYRLATIARDMGMDLHPTPSLSHIILSYPPPPSSSSSSPSSSSPSTYSWSSSSLSSTSLPDDTVPLPFPSLSTASISHLRAFVKLSKGLFKLVFVLSNCKATEATSESNWNCSSMSLFSRLTGDRIDTMEGFSRALAGLGWTLFKTKENPSADSGHRRVCGGKSVYLFRKVDTNRVRACTAGECRVRELRLPPLDFSNAPLRILQYILLMTDDIFYLA